The Populus trichocarpa isolate Nisqually-1 chromosome 2, P.trichocarpa_v4.1, whole genome shotgun sequence genome has a window encoding:
- the LOC7490667 gene encoding cytochrome P450 83B1 isoform X8, whose translation MALSDFLILSVPIFLLFLLIKRNKTTKKACLPPGPDGLPFIGNLHQLGNSNLHQYLWKLSQKHGPLMHLRLGFKPALIVSSAKMAREILKTHDLEFCSRPALTATKKMTYNGLDLAFAPYGAYWREVKKICVVRVFSSIRAQSFRPIREDEVSRMIENISKSALASKPFNLTEELVSLTSTTICRVAFGKRYEIGGSDKNRFLELLDESQAMASSFFLSDYFPCLGWLVDKLTGLSYRLEKSFKEFDAFYKGIIDDNIDPNRPKPEREDTILDFLLQIHKEGSFKVQLTLDHIKAILTDIFLAGTDTGAVTVIWAMTFLMKNPKAMRKAQEEVRNLFGNKGFVHEDDVQQLPYLKAVVKETMRLQPPAPLLLPRETTKQCYVGGYEIPAKTLVYVSAWAVGRDPEAWENPYEFNPDRFLGSSIDLKGNDFELIPFGAGRRICPGIFIALATVELSLANLLHKFDWEMPSGVEDIDMDDVLPGIVPHMRDALCLVPKLVCDGEMGHKGTGAHDY comes from the exons ATGGCTTTATCCGACTTCCTAATTCTATCTGTCCCCATTTTCCTCTTGTTTCTTCTGATCAAGAGAAACAAAACCACTAAAAAAGCCTGTTTGCCTCCTGGTCCTGATGGTCTTCCCTTCATAGGTAACTTACACCAGCTTGGCAATTCCAACCTTCATCAGTATCTATGGAAGCTCTCTCAAAAACATGGCCCCCTCATGCACTTGAGGCTAGGATTCAAGCCAGCCCTGATAGTCTCTTCAGCCAAAATGGCTAGAGAGATATTGAAAACTCATGACCTCGAATTTTGTAGCAGGCCTGCCTTGACTGCCACGAAAAAAATGACCTACAATGGCTTAGACTTGGCTTTCGCACCATATGGAGCTTATTGGAGGGAggtgaaaaaaatatgtgtcGTTCGTGTCTTTAGCTCAATTCGAGCACAAAGTTTCCGTCCCATTAGAGAAGATGAGGTTTCTCGTATGATTGAAAACATATCCAAATCAGCTCTTGCTTCTAAACCATTCAACTTGACTGAAGAATTGGTGTCTCTCACAAGCACAACAATATGCAGAGTTGCCTTTGGAAAAAGGTATGAAATTGGAGGAAGCGACAAAAATAGGTTCCTAGAGTTGCTTGACGAATCCCAGGCTATGGCTTCAAGCTTTTTCCTTTCGGATTATTTTCCTTGCTTGGGCTGGCTCGTCGATAAACTAACCGGACTATCCTATCGTCTGGAAAAGAGTTTCAAAGAATTTGATGCTTTCTACAAAGGAATCATTGATGACAATATTGATCCAAATAGGCCTAAGCCCGAGAGGGAGGATACTATACTTGATTTTTTGCTTCAGATACACAAGGAGGGCTCATTTAAAGTTCAGCTAACTCTGGATCACATCAAAGCAATTCTAACG GACATATTTCTTGCGGGGACTGACACAGGTGCAGTTACTGTGATTTGGGCCATGACCTTTCTAATGAAGAATCCTAAAGCAATGCGAAAAGCTCAAGAAGAAGTTAGAAATTTATTTGGTAATAAAGGTTTTGTGCATGAAGATGATGTTCAACAATTGCCTTACCTGAAAGCTGTGGTTAAAGAGACCATGAGATTGCAACCACCAGCACCACTACTACTCCCTAGAGAAACAACCAAACAGTGTTACGTAGGTGGGTACGAAATACCAGCCAAGACCTTAGTTTACGTGAGTGCTTGGGCTGTTGGAAGGGACCCGGAAGCTTGGGAGAACCCATATGAGTTCAATCCTGATAGATTCTTGGGCAGTTCCATTGATCTGAAAGGAAATGATTTTGAGCTTATACCATTTGGTGCTGGTCGAAGAATTTGTCCTGGGATATTTATTGCACTCGCCACTGTGGAGCTTTCACTTGCGAATCTTCTTCATAAATTTGACTGGGAAATGCCATCTGGGGTGGAAGATATAGACATGGATGATGTGCTACCCGGTATTGTTCCTCATATGAGGGATGCTCTCTGCCTTGTGCCTAAGCTTGTGTGTGATGGGGAAATGGGGCATAAAGGCACCGGAGCTCATGATTATTAG